tgagtgtggatcacaacgtagcattttcacttttttgttgtttgtttgccttttgttttctttctcctctttccccttttttgatctgatttttcttatgcggTATAATggaggaaatatgtatagaacaacatatttaacatatattggattacttgctgtctaggggagggatggggcaaggagaaaaaaaattgggacgcaagattttgcaattataattgttgaaaattatctatacatatgttttaataataaaaagttgttggtttttttttttttaagatagctGTGTGACGCTTACAAATTACTTAAtccgtttgtctcagtttcctcatcggtgAAATGGGGGTAATAGTATCTCCTCCTATCAAAGTAATAAAGTAGATTGCACAGTGCACAGATAAGTGcttcatataaatgctagttatttgaCAAGCTGTCCTTTTAAATCCCGGTTTGTAGTTTGTTGTAAACTTTTTTAAATGTTGGAACTGAAATAGCTTGTTTGCCATTCATATAGGAGTGTGGAAGTCcccagcttcccccccccccagagacTATCTGACAGCTGCAGGAGATTGGGGTGACTCGGCTTTTAGGGTGTACTCGGGATAAAAACCACGCCCTCGGAGCAGGAGTGGAGGGGGAGCCCTCATCACGCGAGCACAGCCGGCCCAGcgtgactggggggggggggagcaggaggaggagcagcaacagcagcagcgcGAAGCGCCTGCAGTACAGCAGAAGCTCTCCAAGGGCGCCCTTGAGGGAAGACAAAAGGAACAATAGGAGGGCGGGGAAACGGGCCTCCCGTCAGGCCGCTGATTGGGTAACAGACGGTGCCGAGGGCAGCCAATGCGTGGGGAGCGGCTCATTCAGCCAACCCCGGGGAAACCGCGGAGGCTCTCGCCTcgcccccttttccttctctcctccggGCGGGGGAACTGGCTTTCCTCAACAACCTTCAAAGTGGGTTCGGCGGCGCTTTACGGCCCCCTCCCCTCTTCCACCTacggaggggagggaaaggggtgTGCGGCGTACGTAGAACCAATAAGTGGTCCGCTTCCCCCCCTGGGGCCGATCACCCGGGAGacctgggaggggaaggaggagggaggctgCCGTAAAGTGAAGGTGGTGCTGCGGAGAGAACGATAcggtggggaggaggagagccAGCTGCCTGTCCGGGGTGGGTCGGTTGTCAttgaggaggcggcggcggcagAAGAGCGGCAACATCTGCAGCAGCTGCAGCAACAGCCATGGCGGGGGCACTGGCCCGGAAAGCTGCCGACTACGTCCGGAGCAAGGATTTCCGGGACTACTTGATGAGGTGACGACGGAGGGTCCGCGGGATGGGGAGAGGCAACCCCCTGGTCCCCTTCACGCAGCAGTCCCGGAGGGGCGCGTGGGCGGCCGCCCCGGCGTGAGACCTGCGTGGCCGCCGGACCTGTCTGGCTCGAACCTAGGGCTGACTGCCGGCAGGCGAGGGGAGTCCGCTCCAGCGTTAGTCCGGTCCGGCGCCGCGAGGTGTGCGGCCGGAGTGTCCAGC
The Sminthopsis crassicaudata isolate SCR6 chromosome 4, ASM4859323v1, whole genome shotgun sequence genome window above contains:
- the MPC1 gene encoding mitochondrial pyruvate carrier 1 isoform X1; this encodes MRGERLIQPTPGKPRRLSPRPLFLLSSGRGNWLSSTTFKVGSAALYGPLPSSTYGGEGKGCAAYVEPISGPLPPLGPITRETWEGKEEGGCRKVKVVLRRERYGGEEESQLPVRGGSVVIEEAAAAEERQHLQQLQQQPWRGHWPGKLPTTSGARISGTT